A window of the Hypomesus transpacificus isolate Combined female chromosome 8, fHypTra1, whole genome shotgun sequence genome harbors these coding sequences:
- the LOC124470112 gene encoding ERBB receptor feedback inhibitor 1-like has product MSGAQPYHWGPQHVVNSMCFDLGIDSMEHNRRELQQQQLSEGFESRLPTHLPMYQNLHQLASNIPCLTERDQVVPSFQRLTVYEHGQPYIPCRDPKPLPPLPDPEDLSSDEAADGEVEFFTDERRHLLPKSCPKYFALRHGGPGRRSFRGCGQTNYAYHEGQVVDGSSGANYATSSWANNKAKSVVTIEASGRTSSSPKVGTSNGGSVGIQGQWFQIQKGEQGMAAARVVPLGKQPDRTQRAKLRRSHSERRLVNHHNHHHHAHSNCRDNTQDKPEVPPRVPIPQLPLKSTTTDSSTNYHDKDKPPKVPPRVPLQPTVPPRTPSPKSLPIYVNGVMPPTQSFAPNPKYVSKAPQRFPLQSEGASSADMQPPCIVPIMEGGTKASATHYFLLPRRPAYMDRLERFLKEADSESAGGACCSARMSINTLYR; this is encoded by the exons ATGTCTGGGGCCCAGCCTTACCACTGGGGACCGCAACATGTTGTTAACAG CATGTGCTTTGACTTGGGTATTGACAGCATGGAACACAACCGGAGAGAACTTCAGCAACAACAGCTTTCCGAGGGATTTGAGA GCAGACTCCCTACCCACTTACCAATGTATCAGAACCTTCATCAGTTAGCCTCCAACATACCATGTCTCACTGAGAGGGATCAGGTGGTCCCGTCCTTCCAGAGATTAACTGTGTATGAGCATGGTCAGCCATACATCCCCTGTAGAGACCccaaacccctccctcctcttccagaCCCAGAGGATCTCTCATCGGATGAGGCAGCGGATGGAGAAGTAGAGTTTTTTACAGATGAAAGACGCCACCTACTGCCTAAAAGCTGCCCTAAATATTTTGCCCTGCGCCATGGTGGCCCAGGACGGCGTAGCTTCAGAGGCTGTGGCCAGACCAACTATGCCTACCATGAAGGCCAGGTTGTAGATGGCAGCAGTGGAGCTAACTATGCCACCAGCAGTTGGGCTAACAATAAAGCTAAATCTGTGGTTACCATAGAGGCAAGTGGAAGAACAAGCAGTAGTCCTAAGGTTGGAACTAGCAATGGGGGTAGCGTTGGAATCCAAGGACAGTGGTTCCAGATACagaagggagagcaggggatggCAGCAGCTAGGGTCGTCCCTCTTGGGAAGCAGCCAGACCGCACCCAACGTGCCAAACTGCGTCGTTCTCACTCAGAAAGACGCCTCGtaaaccaccacaaccaccatcacCATGCTCACAGCAACTGCAGAGACAACACCCAAGACAAACCTGAGGTACCTCCACGTGTTCCTATCCCCCAACTGCCCTTAAAGAGCACCACCACTGACTCTTCTACCAACTACCATGACAAGGACAAGCCTCCCAAAGTACCACCTAGGGTGCCTTTGCAGCCCACTGTCCCACCCCGTACTCCCAGCCCCAAGAGCCTCCCTATCTATGTCAACGGGGTAATGCCCCCCACTCAAAGCTTTGCTCCCAATCCCAAATACGTCAGCAAAGCCCCTCAGAGATTTCCTCTGCAGAGCGAGGGGGCATCTTCTGCAGATATGCAACCCCCCTGTATTGTGCCCATCATGGAGGGTGGAACAAAAGCCAGCGCCACACACTATTTTCTTCTTCCTCGCCGTCCGGCCTACATGGACAGGCTCGAAAGGTTCCTCAAGGAGGCAGACAGTGAGTCTGCTGGTGGTGCATGTTGCTCTGCCAGAATGAGCATAAACACCCTCTACCGTTGA
- the LOC124470155 gene encoding B-cell receptor CD22-like, with product MVLRTSLVLVVLIWSLEVAVLQSQKVNNEQKKICVLKGSSVDLPCSYRDPSGVTVTPTNWYTRWDSGADAVDLSQNPKYTGRVEYRRDENSDCTLTIKNLRRTDSAEYLFRFNTEWDDSWGKDIPGTILTVTDLQVEVTPAVVRKGQWVTLTCSTTCFLTGNPSYIWYKNGLHLSVVTKITTVPEVDVKSYPSNSYSCAVKDQEDLHSPVVCVMGGHCNRVNYSKRKICALIGSSVDISCTYYSHYTIKSQLWFIPQQSKELHLDPEYADRVTNYTESRLSTLRIMKLRQSDSVEYRFRFKTEKWYYWGEDFPGTILTVTDLQVKVTPTVVTEGQRVTLTCSTTCPLTGDPSYIWYKNGQSLTSSQTGYFDLDQASIEDAGNYSCSVSPLQSSVVTIEVRYKPKNVTIFVNSHGDIVEGRSVTLTCSSDANPPMVKYTWYKENVTISKGENYTIMNICSEHSGGYYCEAQNEVGLANSTTYMVPVFNQSPFKKSVIVIITIVGLTLTFLLVLPVSLWLCKRKTSNPSSIVQDSLHYANIQFSRPKNQEEVQYSTVQSSQIQNQDGEVEYSILRFPSPSAAPRAQSPEDSSAIYSTVNKART from the exons ATGGTGCTGAGAACATCACTTGTATTAGTGGTCCTCATCTGGTCTCTGGAAGTGGCAG tgTTGCAGAGTCAGAAAGTCAATAATGAGCAAAAGAAAATCTGCGTCTTGAAAGGCTCATCAGTGGACTTGCCCTGCTCATACAGAGATCCTAGTGGTGTTACTGTCACACCAACAAATTGGTATACCAGATGGGACTCTGGTGCTGATGCTGTAGATCTGAGTCAGAACCCCAAGTACACGGGTCGTGTAGAGTACCGTAGGGATGAGAACAGTGACTGCACCCTGACAATCAAGAACCTTAGAAGGACGGACTCTGCTGAGTATCTTTTCAGGTTTAACACTGAATGGGATGACTCCTGGGGAAAAGACATCCCGGGAACAATTCTGACTGTCACAGATCTGCAGGTGGAAGTGACTCCTGCTGTAGTGAGAAAAGGACAATGGGTGACACTCACCTGCAGCACCACCTGTTTTCTGACTGGAAACCCCTCCTACATCTGGTACAAAAATGGTTTACATTTATCTGTGGTTACAAAAATTACCACAGTGCCCGAGGTAGATGTCAAAAGCTATCCATCTAACAGCTACTCCTGTGCTGTGAAAGACCAGGAAGACCTCCACTCTCCTGTAGTGTGTGTTATGGGCGGTCACTGCAACAGAGTTAACTACAGCAAGAGGAAGATATGCGCCTTGATAGGTTCCTCAGTTGATATTTCCTGCACTTATTATTCCCATTACACAATTAAATCACAGCTTTGGTTCATACCTCAACAAAGTAAAGAACTTCATTTAGACCCAGAATATGCAGATCGTGTGACAAATTACACGGAGAGTCGTCTCTCAACCCTGAGAATCATGAAACTTAGACAGAGTGACTCTGTTGAGTACCGCTTCAGATTCAAAACTGAGAAATGGTATTACTGGGGAGAAGATTTCCCTGGAACAATTCTGACAGTCACAGATCTGCAGGTGAAGGTGACTCCTACCGTAGTGACAGAAGGACAGAGGGTGACACTCACCTGCAGCACCACCTGTCCTCTGACTGGTGACCCCTCCTACATCTGGTACAAGAATGGACAGTCTCTAACCAGCTCTCAGACTGGCTACTTTGACCTAGATCAGGCCAGCATTGAGGACGCAGGAAACTACTCCTGTTCTGTCTCTCCACTCCAATCTTCTGTTGTGACTATTGAGGTCAGATATAAACCAAAGAATGTCACTATATTTGTGAACTCCCATGGTGATATAGTGGAAGGCAGGTCAGTGACTCTGACCTGCAGCAGTGATGCCAACCCACCAATGGTCAAATACACGTGGTACAAAGAAAATGTTACCATATCTAAAGGAGAGAACTACACCATCATGAACATCTGCTCTGAGCACAGTGGAGGATACTACTGTGAGGCTCAGAATGAAGTTGGATTAGCAAATTCCACTACATATATGGTCCCTGTTTTTAACCAATCACCTTTTAAAAAATCAGTCATAGTTATAATAACCATTGTTGGGCTAACCCTAACTTTCCTCCTGGTCCTTCCTGTCAGTCTCTGGCTTTGTAAAAGGAAAACTTCCAATCCCTCTTCAATTGTGCAGGACAGCCTTCATTACGCCAACATCCAATTCTCTCGTCCCAAAAACCAGGAGGAAGTGCAATACTCCACAGTCCAATCATCTCAGATCCAGAACCAGGATGGGGAAGTGGAGTACTCCATTCTGAGGTTCCCCTCTCCCAGTGCTGCTCCCAGAGCCCAGTCCCCTGAGGATTCTTCAGCAATATACAgcacagtgaacaaagccagaACCTAA